One stretch of Cyanobacterium stanieri LEGE 03274 DNA includes these proteins:
- the gnd gene encoding decarboxylating NADP(+)-dependent phosphogluconate dehydrogenase, translating into MTKRTFGVIGLAVMGENLALNVESRGFPIAVYNRSPDKTENFMATRAKDKDIKAAYSLEEFVQILERPRKILVMVKAGGPVDAVIQQLKPLLQEGDMIIDGGNSLYEDTERRTQELEATGLGFMGMGVSGGEEGALNGPSLMPGGTQSAYQELEPILTKIAAQVDDGPCVTYIGPGGAGHYVKMVHNGIEYGDMQLIAEAYDLLKNGLGLSNDRLHEVFSDWNKTEELDSFLIDITANIFPKKDPETGKHLIDLILDAAGQKGTGRWTVVSSLELAVPIPTIYAAVNARVISGFKEQRIKASQELQGVTSTFNGDVESFIPKIRDALYCSKMCSYAQGMALIAKASQEFGFNINLPEVARIWKGGCIIKAGFLGKINKAFSDNPDLPNLLLAPEFKQSMLDRQQAWRDVLMMATSMGIPAPAFNASLDYFDSYRSERLPQNLTQAQRDYFGAHTYERTDKPRGEFFHTEWMDG; encoded by the coding sequence ATGACTAAAAGAACCTTTGGAGTAATTGGACTCGCTGTCATGGGCGAAAACCTAGCTCTTAATGTGGAAAGTAGGGGTTTTCCCATTGCTGTGTATAACCGTAGCCCTGATAAAACCGAAAATTTCATGGCTACTAGGGCAAAAGACAAAGACATCAAAGCCGCTTATTCCCTAGAAGAATTTGTGCAAATCCTCGAACGCCCCCGCAAAATCTTGGTCATGGTAAAAGCAGGGGGCCCGGTGGATGCTGTGATTCAACAGTTAAAACCCCTCCTCCAAGAAGGAGACATGATTATTGATGGCGGTAACTCCCTTTACGAAGACACCGAAAGACGCACCCAAGAATTAGAAGCCACAGGGTTAGGCTTTATGGGTATGGGTGTTAGTGGTGGGGAAGAAGGAGCTCTCAATGGCCCTTCTCTGATGCCTGGAGGTACTCAATCAGCTTATCAGGAGTTAGAACCTATCCTCACCAAAATTGCTGCTCAAGTGGATGATGGCCCTTGTGTGACTTATATTGGGCCTGGGGGCGCTGGGCATTATGTGAAAATGGTACATAATGGCATCGAGTATGGTGATATGCAGTTGATTGCGGAAGCCTACGATTTATTGAAAAATGGTTTAGGTTTGAGTAATGACAGACTACACGAAGTATTTAGCGACTGGAATAAAACCGAGGAGTTAGATTCTTTTCTCATCGATATTACCGCCAATATTTTTCCCAAAAAAGATCCCGAAACAGGAAAACATCTCATTGATTTAATCCTGGATGCGGCCGGGCAAAAGGGTACGGGGCGCTGGACTGTGGTAAGCTCATTAGAATTGGCTGTACCCATTCCTACCATCTATGCGGCGGTAAATGCTAGGGTAATTTCAGGTTTTAAGGAGCAAAGAATCAAAGCATCTCAAGAGTTGCAGGGGGTAACTTCGACCTTTAATGGAGACGTAGAAAGTTTTATTCCCAAAATTCGGGATGCTCTATATTGTTCTAAAATGTGTTCCTATGCCCAAGGTATGGCATTAATTGCCAAGGCATCGCAGGAGTTTGGTTTTAATATTAATCTGCCTGAAGTGGCCCGAATTTGGAAGGGTGGTTGTATCATCAAGGCTGGATTTTTAGGCAAAATTAATAAGGCTTTTTCTGATAATCCTGATTTACCTAATTTACTCCTTGCCCCTGAGTTTAAACAAAGTATGTTGGATCGTCAACAGGCATGGCGAGATGTATTGATGATGGCGACATCTATGGGTATTCCGGCTCCTGCGTTTAATGCTTCCCTAGATTATTTTGATAGTTATCGCAGTGAGAGATTACCTCAGAATTTAACCCAAGCTCAAAGAGATTATTTTGGAGCTCATACTTACGAGCGCACCGATAAACCCCGTGGAGAATTTTTCCACACCGAATGGATGGATGGTTAA
- a CDS encoding DUF1997 domain-containing protein: MTNNQSPRVEDMETIILNQPMGFRTKFRGIMDMYSDRKTVTDYLNNHQGWFVRCASPMKVEPFSENGYTLTVGRYGAFGYEVEPQMSVILEPPMGEHYTMYSVTNPESGNDGYEVDYYSVMDIETISGDSIEVNDNYCLPPEITRINWELDLRVRVYFPKFIYKIPTNMIQSTGDRLLSQIVKQVSPRLSFKVQKDFHSHFDLPIPPKKSRTCEIVKQTNQSQWVA; this comes from the coding sequence ATGACAAATAATCAATCGCCAAGGGTAGAAGACATGGAAACAATAATCCTCAATCAACCTATGGGTTTTCGTACTAAGTTTCGTGGAATTATGGATATGTATAGTGATAGGAAAACTGTCACAGATTATCTGAATAATCATCAGGGTTGGTTTGTGCGTTGTGCTTCGCCGATGAAAGTAGAGCCTTTTTCTGAGAATGGTTACACCTTGACAGTGGGGCGTTATGGGGCGTTTGGTTATGAAGTTGAGCCTCAGATGAGTGTAATTTTAGAGCCTCCCATGGGGGAACATTATACTATGTATTCTGTGACTAATCCCGAGTCAGGTAATGACGGTTATGAGGTTGATTATTATTCGGTGATGGACATAGAGACGATTTCTGGTGATAGTATTGAAGTTAATGATAACTATTGTCTTCCTCCAGAAATTACCCGCATTAATTGGGAGTTGGATTTGAGGGTTAGGGTTTATTTTCCTAAATTTATTTATAAAATACCGACAAATATGATACAGAGTACAGGCGATCGCCTCTTAAGCCAAATAGTAAAACAAGTATCACCTCGACTAAGTTTTAAGGTACAAAAAGACTTCCATAGTCATTTTGACTTACCCATTCCCCCTAAAAAATCACGCACCTGCGAAATCGTAAAACAAACTAATCAAAGTCAATGGGTTGCCTAA
- a CDS encoding GNAT family N-acetyltransferase: MFRLINASDSFTLKQIYQKVVQELAPSLYNEEQVIAWSAFPNDQDKFNNFILKPDTYIIEKNQEIIGFCGLEKNGHIASLYIHPKYTRQGYGTQLLQYVLNQGIKQGITKFYTEASFFSQPVFQRCGFEIIEMETVKYGVVSFERYKMEKRIIEEKNE; this comes from the coding sequence ATGTTCCGTCTTATCAATGCTTCAGACTCCTTTACTCTTAAACAAATTTATCAAAAAGTAGTCCAAGAATTAGCACCGAGCTTATATAATGAAGAACAAGTAATTGCATGGTCAGCCTTTCCCAATGATCAGGATAAATTTAATAACTTTATCCTCAAACCAGATACTTATATCATTGAAAAAAATCAAGAAATTATTGGTTTTTGTGGATTAGAAAAAAATGGACATATCGCATCTCTTTATATTCATCCCAAATACACCCGTCAGGGTTATGGTACACAATTATTACAGTATGTATTAAATCAAGGAATCAAACAAGGAATTACCAAATTTTATACAGAAGCAAGTTTCTTTTCTCAACCAGTATTCCAACGTTGTGGTTTTGAAATCATAGAGATGGAAACGGTTAAATATGGGGTAGTTTCTTTTGAAAGGTATAAAATGGAAAAAAGAATCATTGAGGAAAAAAATGAGTAA
- a CDS encoding rhomboid family intramembrane serine protease: MSKNEEMKAFVAELKTQFKIIGLFLVIFWAIEIINQYFFSNNLNYLGIVPRNVVGLRGILFAPFLHVDFPHLLANTVPFAILGWFVMLQNTRDFYLVTLISSLSSGVGVWLFAQPNSITMGASGVIFGFLGFLLARGYFQKNAPSIALSLTVIFLYGGMIWGIFPSNPSVSWLGHLFGFLGGIYTARLIASK; encoded by the coding sequence ATGAGTAAAAATGAAGAGATGAAAGCCTTTGTTGCGGAGTTAAAAACTCAATTCAAAATTATCGGCTTATTTTTAGTAATCTTTTGGGCTATCGAAATCATTAATCAATACTTTTTTAGCAATAATCTTAATTATTTAGGTATTGTGCCAAGGAATGTGGTTGGTTTGAGAGGAATCCTCTTCGCCCCTTTTCTTCATGTAGATTTCCCTCATTTGTTGGCTAATACAGTGCCATTTGCCATCCTCGGCTGGTTTGTGATGTTACAGAATACTAGGGATTTTTATCTTGTCACCCTTATTTCTAGTTTATCTAGCGGTGTAGGTGTCTGGTTATTTGCCCAACCTAATTCTATTACCATGGGTGCTAGTGGGGTAATTTTTGGTTTCTTAGGATTTCTATTGGCTAGGGGTTATTTTCAGAAAAACGCTCCTTCCATTGCACTTTCTTTGACGGTAATATTTTTATATGGTGGTATGATTTGGGGTATTTTTCCATCAAATCCTAGTGTTTCATGGTTAGGGCATTTATTTGGTTTTTTAGGGGGAATTTATACCGCTAGACTAATTGCATCTAAATAA
- the csaB gene encoding polysaccharide pyruvyl transferase CsaB, translated as MKKAIICGYYGQGNAGDEALLLSLIERLPKDIEPIILSGNPTLTTKNYGIKSYSRLDIIKQIISLGKQDYFIWGGGSLMQDVTSIKSPLFYASLMKLAQLKGLITIAYAQGIGPLNSPLTQWITKQVLKDCQGISVRDKGSAKTLENWNLSYFIAPDPVWALSSEKTINISLLKAPLIAVNVRQHCTLTEQKLQLLIESIKQLQKATKANIILIPFQIKQDLSLCQKIEEKLKDNCQVIIIENPRELKGIFKQIKMLIGMRLHSLIMGASEGCNCFALSYDPKVSQLMQELDIKGYELKSFPDKSEQIFNDLLTIYNNSPTLSLEKRKELEKLALTHEILFDVK; from the coding sequence ATGAAAAAAGCAATAATTTGTGGATACTATGGACAGGGAAATGCGGGAGATGAAGCATTATTATTGTCTTTAATAGAGAGATTACCTAAAGACATTGAACCTATTATTTTATCGGGAAATCCAACTTTAACAACCAAGAATTATGGAATAAAAAGCTATTCCCGTCTTGATATTATTAAACAAATTATTAGCTTAGGAAAACAAGATTATTTTATTTGGGGAGGGGGTAGTTTAATGCAGGATGTAACCAGTATTAAAAGCCCCCTGTTTTACGCTAGTTTAATGAAATTAGCCCAGCTAAAAGGCTTAATTACCATCGCCTATGCCCAAGGGATAGGGCCTCTTAATTCCCCTTTGACTCAATGGATTACTAAACAAGTATTAAAGGATTGTCAGGGGATTAGTGTTAGGGATAAAGGTTCAGCAAAAACCCTTGAGAATTGGAATTTATCTTATTTTATTGCTCCTGATCCTGTTTGGGCTTTATCTAGTGAAAAAACAATTAATATTAGTCTTTTAAAAGCTCCTTTAATTGCTGTTAATGTTCGTCAACATTGTACATTGACTGAGCAAAAATTACAATTATTAATAGAATCTATAAAACAACTACAAAAAGCAACTAAAGCTAACATTATTTTAATACCTTTTCAAATAAAACAAGACCTATCATTATGTCAAAAAATAGAAGAAAAACTCAAAGATAATTGTCAGGTAATTATTATCGAAAATCCTAGAGAATTGAAAGGTATTTTTAAACAAATAAAAATGCTCATCGGTATGAGATTACACAGTTTAATTATGGGTGCTTCTGAGGGTTGTAATTGTTTTGCTTTATCCTATGATCCTAAAGTATCTCAACTTATGCAAGAATTAGATATTAAAGGATATGAGTTAAAGTCTTTTCCTGATAAATCTGAACAAATTTTTAATGATTTATTGACCATTTATAATAATTCTCCCACTCTATCCTTAGAAAAAAGAAAAGAGTTAGAAAAATTAGCCCTAACCCATGAAATACTTTTTGATGTTAAATAG